One window from the genome of Candidatus Zixiibacteriota bacterium encodes:
- the tilS gene encoding tRNA lysidine(34) synthetase TilS: protein MTGILQIVEYNILEKKLISRGDQVLVALSGGPDSTALLMILCRLSQKLSFSLGACYINHKIRPRAVKKEIEFCEKLCGDLKIDFILIEDDIPALAKEMKISVEEAGHLFRKAILREIAIEEGYDKIAQGLHLDDTVETILFRIFRGTGPQGLNPIKPRSDIFIRPLFNLPKSDLLGFLRKIKQPYLLDRSNLKSDYSRNYIRNKILPAVEKHFGNKIRQSVFNLGQIIGEENTVLEDVTTKELRQIAGFTPGGKIIVDLERLSAYDSWLKRRLIKKLLDKIGGRPGFGSFADVERIIRLAEGKYKAFDLAGRIKIVRYNDRLYLLRGKTTIKRRELKLPGTTPIEGLMADLRCGFISSPRKAIMKTQKAGMKINIDFDKISPPLSFRSIKTGDSFTPLGMKGTRKVGNFLTDKKIPPVIRDEIPVVADRKGIIWLVGHQLADRVKIDKKTGKVLELEFIGKKDQGFA, encoded by the coding sequence ATGACTGGAATTTTGCAGATTGTCGAATATAATATTCTGGAGAAAAAATTGATCTCCAGAGGCGATCAAGTCCTGGTAGCTCTCTCCGGCGGACCCGATTCCACCGCCTTACTAATGATACTCTGTCGGTTATCTCAAAAACTGAGTTTTTCCCTCGGGGCCTGCTATATAAACCACAAAATCCGACCGCGGGCGGTCAAAAAAGAAATCGAATTCTGCGAAAAATTATGCGGCGATCTGAAAATAGATTTTATCCTGATTGAGGATGATATTCCGGCTCTGGCTAAGGAGATGAAAATCTCGGTTGAGGAAGCCGGCCATCTTTTCCGCAAAGCGATTCTCCGCGAAATCGCCATCGAGGAGGGTTATGATAAAATCGCCCAGGGACTTCACCTTGACGATACCGTCGAAACCATTCTTTTCCGGATATTCCGGGGAACCGGCCCACAGGGTTTGAACCCTATCAAACCGCGTTCCGATATTTTTATTCGGCCGCTTTTTAACCTGCCCAAATCGGATTTACTCGGTTTCCTCCGGAAAATCAAACAACCATATTTACTTGACCGCTCCAATCTCAAGTCAGATTACAGCCGCAATTATATCCGAAACAAGATATTACCGGCTGTTGAAAAGCACTTCGGCAACAAAATCCGACAGTCGGTCTTTAATCTGGGGCAAATCATCGGTGAGGAAAATACCGTCCTGGAAGATGTTACGACAAAAGAACTGAGGCAGATCGCCGGATTTACCCCCGGGGGTAAAATAATTGTTGATTTAGAAAGATTGTCCGCGTATGATAGCTGGCTGAAACGGCGGCTGATTAAGAAGTTGCTGGATAAAATCGGCGGCCGTCCGGGTTTCGGCAGTTTTGCCGATGTGGAGAGAATTATCAGGCTGGCTGAAGGCAAATATAAAGCATTCGATCTGGCGGGTCGAATCAAGATCGTCAGGTATAATGACAGGCTCTACCTGTTGCGGGGGAAAACGACCATCAAACGGCGCGAACTGAAATTACCGGGAACCACCCCGATTGAGGGACTGATGGCCGATCTGAGATGTGGCTTTATTTCTTCGCCCCGAAAAGCCATCATGAAAACTCAGAAGGCCGGTATGAAAATTAATATCGACTTTGATAAGATTTCTCCGCCATTATCCTTCCGATCAATCAAAACGGGCGACAGTTTTACCCCGCTGGGTATGAAAGGTACCCGTAAGGTCGGCAATTTCCTTACCGATAAGAAGATCCCGCCGGTAATCAGGGATGAAATCCCGGTGGTCGCAGACCGGAAAGGTATTATCTGGCTGGTCGGTCACCAACTGGCCGACCGGGTTAAAATCGACAAAAAAACCGGAAAGGTTCTGGAACTTGAATTCATCGGAAAAAAAGATCAGGGATTTGCATAA
- the purL gene encoding phosphoribosylformylglycinamidine synthase subunit PurL, translating to MEQPQITPQLVKDHGLSDEEYQKIIKILGREPNFTELGIFSVMWSEHCSYKNSIALLKTLPREGEALLAKAGDENAGAVDIGDGLAVVFKIESHNHPSAVEPYQGAATGVGGILRDIFTMGARPIASLDSLRFGNPDNPRVRYLLDGVVRGIGDYGNSFGVPTVAGETYFDEAYTGNPLINAMAVGMVKSDRIVSGTIRGEGNAVMIVGSKTGRDGIHGATFASEELSEKSEAKRPSVQIGDPFTEKLLLEATLEIIDRDLIIGIQDMGAAGITCSCSEMSFRGNAGVTIDIEKVPVREENMIPYEILLSESQERMLVCVKPGKEKEVEEVFRKWELNSTIIGYSNNSGIFRVRQNGETIAEIPARALALGGDTPVYHRETKKPAHIEKLNRINLDDYPLDRDWNKTLLIMLGAPNICYKGWVFDQYDSMVRTNTAVGPGSDAAVLRVRKTNKALALVTDCNGRYCYLNPREGARQAVAEAARNIVCSGGKPVAVTNCLNFGNPYKPEIYYGFVEAVAGMSEACRVFDTPVTGGNVSFYNEDPDRAVFPTPTIGMLGVIEDIERITTQWFKNNGDLIYLIGENQEELGASEYLHTISGKNTGPVPDLDLHLEKNIQDTVLEAIKQGMIKSAHDCSDGGLAVALAECCISERGKMLGAEVHLDDPIRTDCLLFGETQSRIVVSVDSAEAERLFDLCVENHVPIAAIGTVGGDRLKISRLIDLPLSDLEEAYYNSLPRILAKA from the coding sequence ATGGAACAGCCGCAAATCACGCCGCAGTTGGTGAAGGATCACGGATTATCCGACGAGGAATATCAAAAGATTATAAAAATACTCGGCCGGGAGCCGAATTTTACGGAACTGGGAATATTCTCGGTAATGTGGTCGGAGCACTGTTCCTACAAGAATTCCATTGCCCTGCTCAAGACATTACCGCGCGAGGGTGAGGCCCTTCTGGCCAAGGCGGGTGATGAAAACGCCGGTGCCGTCGATATCGGCGACGGGCTGGCGGTGGTTTTCAAGATCGAGTCGCACAATCATCCCTCGGCGGTCGAACCATACCAGGGAGCCGCGACGGGGGTAGGCGGAATTCTCCGCGATATATTCACCATGGGTGCCCGGCCGATCGCCTCACTGGACTCGCTCAGGTTCGGAAATCCGGATAATCCGCGGGTGCGCTATCTGCTTGATGGAGTAGTCCGGGGAATCGGTGATTATGGTAATTCATTCGGGGTACCGACGGTGGCCGGGGAGACTTATTTCGACGAGGCCTATACCGGTAATCCACTGATAAACGCCATGGCGGTAGGGATGGTCAAATCGGATCGAATTGTCTCTGGGACGATCCGGGGCGAGGGCAACGCCGTTATGATTGTCGGCTCCAAGACCGGCCGGGATGGAATCCACGGGGCAACCTTTGCCTCGGAGGAATTAAGCGAGAAATCGGAAGCCAAACGGCCCTCGGTTCAGATCGGCGATCCGTTTACCGAGAAACTGCTACTGGAAGCGACTCTTGAGATTATCGACAGGGACCTGATTATAGGCATCCAGGATATGGGTGCGGCCGGGATCACCTGCTCCTGCTCGGAAATGTCATTTCGGGGAAATGCGGGAGTGACCATCGATATCGAGAAAGTCCCGGTGCGGGAAGAGAATATGATTCCCTATGAAATCCTGCTTTCGGAATCTCAGGAGCGGATGCTGGTGTGTGTTAAGCCGGGTAAGGAAAAAGAAGTCGAGGAAGTCTTCCGGAAATGGGAGTTGAATTCGACGATTATCGGTTATTCCAACAACAGCGGAATTTTCAGAGTCCGGCAGAACGGCGAAACGATTGCGGAGATTCCAGCGCGGGCGCTGGCCTTGGGCGGGGATACCCCGGTGTACCATCGGGAAACAAAAAAACCGGCCCATATCGAAAAATTAAACCGGATTAATCTTGACGATTACCCGCTTGACCGGGATTGGAATAAGACCCTTCTGATTATGCTGGGGGCACCCAATATCTGTTATAAAGGATGGGTTTTCGATCAGTATGATTCGATGGTGCGGACCAATACGGCGGTCGGACCGGGTTCCGACGCGGCGGTTTTGAGGGTTCGTAAAACCAACAAGGCGCTGGCCTTGGTGACCGACTGTAACGGGCGATACTGCTATCTCAATCCCCGTGAAGGAGCCCGCCAGGCTGTGGCCGAGGCGGCCCGGAATATTGTCTGTTCCGGCGGAAAACCGGTGGCGGTGACCAATTGCCTCAATTTCGGCAATCCCTACAAGCCGGAAATTTACTATGGTTTTGTCGAGGCCGTGGCCGGGATGAGCGAAGCCTGCCGGGTGTTCGATACCCCCGTCACCGGCGGTAATGTCAGTTTTTATAACGAAGACCCCGACCGGGCGGTTTTCCCGACCCCGACCATCGGGATGCTGGGGGTGATCGAGGATATCGAGCGGATCACGACGCAGTGGTTCAAGAATAATGGCGATTTGATTTACCTGATCGGTGAAAACCAGGAAGAACTGGGGGCATCGGAATATCTGCATACGATCTCCGGCAAAAATACCGGCCCGGTCCCCGACCTTGATTTGCATCTGGAGAAAAATATCCAGGATACGGTTCTGGAAGCGATCAAACAGGGGATGATCAAATCGGCCCATGACTGCTCCGACGGCGGGCTGGCGGTGGCGCTGGCCGAGTGCTGTATTTCCGAGCGGGGGAAAATGCTCGGGGCCGAGGTGCATCTCGATGATCCCATCCGGACCGACTGCCTTCTGTTCGGGGAGACGCAGTCGCGGATTGTGGTATCGGTGGACAGCGCCGAGGCCGAGCGGTTGTTTGACCTGTGTGTCGAGAATCATGTGCCGATCGCGGCCATCGGAACGGTGGGGGGAGACAGGCTGAAGATCAGCCGGTTGATCGATCTGCCGTTAAGCGATCTCGAGGAGGCGTACTACAACAGCCTGCCGCGAATTCTGGCGAAAGCGTAG
- the hpt gene encoding hypoxanthine phosphoribosyltransferase yields the protein MNSSEKKIRDLHKFELLFPQDVIARRIRQMGLQISKDYEGKEPIMIGILKGCVIFMADLVRDITIPVEMEFISASSYTNGRIQDNCISMFGGPDIPLSKRHILIVEGVVDSGHTVKAIIDHLRLQEPASIEIVALLDKPKCRQVDVNVKYAGFDAGDDFVIGFGLDESQKYRNLPFVGKVIN from the coding sequence TTGAATTCATCGGAAAAAAAGATCAGGGATTTGCATAAATTCGAACTGCTTTTCCCGCAGGATGTCATCGCCCGGAGAATCCGTCAAATGGGCCTGCAAATTTCAAAAGACTATGAGGGCAAAGAACCCATTATGATCGGCATTCTTAAAGGATGCGTTATTTTTATGGCGGACCTGGTCAGAGATATCACTATTCCTGTGGAAATGGAATTTATCTCGGCCAGCAGTTACACCAATGGCCGCATTCAGGATAATTGCATCTCCATGTTCGGAGGGCCCGACATCCCTTTATCAAAACGGCATATCCTTATTGTCGAGGGAGTGGTTGATTCCGGTCACACCGTCAAGGCCATTATCGATCATCTCCGGCTTCAGGAACCGGCGTCAATTGAAATTGTTGCGCTATTGGATAAACCGAAATGCCGACAGGTCGATGTGAACGTTAAATATGCCGGTTTTGATGCCGGTGATGATTTTGTTATTGGTTTCGGGCTCGATGAATCGCAAAAATATCGAAACCTTCCCTTTGTCGGCAAGGTAATAAATTAG